A window from Kribbella jejuensis encodes these proteins:
- a CDS encoding Lrp/AsnC family transcriptional regulator has product MEDLDRKIVGLLATDGRMSFTDLGKATGLSTSAVHQRVKRLEQRGIIQGYAATVDHTALDLPLTALISIRPIDPSQPDDSPERLREVREIESCYSVAGDSSYVLVVRVASPAALENLLAVIRARANVSTTTTIVLSTPYERRPPAL; this is encoded by the coding sequence ATGGAGGACCTGGACCGCAAGATCGTCGGGCTGCTCGCCACCGACGGCAGGATGAGCTTCACCGACCTCGGCAAGGCGACCGGCCTGTCCACGTCGGCCGTACACCAGCGGGTGAAGCGCCTCGAACAGCGCGGCATCATCCAGGGGTACGCCGCCACCGTCGACCACACCGCGCTCGATCTGCCGCTGACCGCGCTGATCTCGATCCGCCCGATCGACCCGTCCCAACCCGACGACTCCCCGGAACGCCTCCGCGAGGTCCGCGAAATCGAATCCTGTTACTCGGTGGCAGGCGACTCCAGCTACGTCCTCGTCGTCCGCGTAGCCTCCCCAGCCGCCCTGGAAAACCTCCTGGCCGTCATCCGAGCCCGCGCCAACGTCTCCACCACCACCACAATCGTCCTCAGCACCCCCTACGAACGCCGCCCACCGGCCCTGTAG
- a CDS encoding 5'-3' exonuclease, which yields MLLDTASLYFRAFFGVPDTMKAADGTPTNAIRGLLDFIARLAENHRPTHLVACWDDNWRPSWRVALIPSYKAQRVEFVTPKGEQVEDVPDRLEVQVPYIRACLEAIGIAVVGAPDHEADDVIGTLSHQATMPVDVVTGDRDLFQLIDDSRGIRVVYTAARGVGRAEVYDEAALLAKYEIPAQRYADFATLRGDASDGLPGVRGIGEKTAAALVTSYGDLDAIRAAAADPSTPMSPGVKKKILADSDYLDVAPKVVAVAKDAPVGTYDATLPREIKDPERWLDLVELLELGSSAQRVMSALDLGPKA from the coding sequence ATGTTGCTCGACACCGCGTCGCTCTACTTCCGCGCCTTCTTCGGTGTGCCCGACACGATGAAGGCCGCCGACGGCACGCCGACGAACGCTATCCGCGGGCTGCTGGACTTCATCGCCCGGCTCGCGGAGAACCATCGGCCGACCCACCTGGTCGCCTGCTGGGACGACAACTGGCGGCCGTCCTGGCGGGTCGCGCTGATCCCGTCGTACAAGGCGCAGCGGGTCGAGTTCGTCACCCCGAAGGGCGAGCAGGTCGAGGACGTGCCGGACCGCCTCGAGGTCCAGGTGCCGTACATCCGCGCCTGCCTGGAGGCGATCGGGATCGCGGTCGTCGGCGCACCGGACCACGAGGCCGACGACGTGATCGGCACGCTCTCGCACCAGGCGACGATGCCGGTCGACGTCGTCACCGGCGACCGCGACCTGTTCCAGCTGATCGACGACAGCCGCGGCATCCGGGTCGTCTACACCGCCGCGCGCGGCGTCGGTCGCGCGGAGGTCTACGACGAGGCCGCGCTGCTCGCGAAGTACGAGATCCCCGCTCAGCGGTACGCCGACTTCGCCACGCTGCGTGGTGACGCGTCCGACGGGTTGCCCGGCGTCCGCGGCATCGGCGAGAAGACGGCCGCCGCCCTCGTCACGTCGTACGGGGACCTGGACGCGATCCGCGCCGCGGCCGCCGATCCGAGTACGCCGATGTCGCCCGGCGTGAAGAAGAAGATCCTCGCCGACAGCGACTACCTCGACGTCGCGCCGAAGGTGGTCGCGGTCGCGAAGGACGCCCCGGTCGGGACGTACGACGCGACGCTGCCACGCGAGATCAAGGACCCGGAGCGCTGGCTCGACCTCGTCGAGCTGCTCGAGCTCGGCAGCAGCGCCCAACGCGTGATGTCCGCCCTCGACCTGGGACCGAAAGCATGA